The following are from one region of the Denitrobacterium detoxificans genome:
- the dnaN gene encoding DNA polymerase III subunit beta encodes MKLSINKNELQTALGVVAKGATTRSTLPILSGILLKAYEDTLTLEATNMELSVRCSLPALIEEEGSTVIPSKLITDVVKSLPDSAVHIETKEDTEEAKVLCDTSSFSIKTLNAEDFPGFPEVNGEDRITIPFSTFSHMVRRVARIVSKDESRAILTGVLIEAGDNILRMVATDSYRLAVTDTDFEGIVDFNAVIASSFLSELASLPEGNETIDLALAENQIIATYGNTTFVNRRIEGNFPRYNQLIPDTHETRAVYDTKQLMEAVKRTSVLSNKTAPVKFDLNGASQTTQISTASKDIGAASETIVSSMEGGDAVIAFNFGYVIDGLSSVETDKVYLELQGSQRPGIFKSEETERFLYLIMPVRL; translated from the coding sequence GTGAAGCTAAGCATCAACAAGAACGAACTCCAAACTGCATTGGGAGTCGTTGCAAAAGGCGCTACTACGCGCTCAACGCTTCCCATCCTCTCAGGCATTCTCCTGAAGGCATACGAAGATACGCTTACGCTGGAAGCAACCAACATGGAACTATCCGTGCGTTGCTCTTTGCCGGCACTCATTGAAGAAGAGGGTTCTACCGTTATCCCCTCTAAGCTTATTACCGACGTCGTAAAGAGCCTTCCCGATTCAGCGGTGCATATCGAAACGAAGGAAGACACGGAAGAGGCGAAGGTTCTCTGCGATACGTCCTCCTTCTCCATCAAGACGCTCAACGCAGAAGACTTCCCTGGCTTCCCAGAGGTAAACGGCGAAGATCGCATTACCATTCCCTTTTCCACGTTCTCTCATATGGTGCGTCGCGTGGCACGTATCGTCTCGAAGGATGAATCGCGTGCCATTCTTACGGGCGTGCTTATCGAAGCGGGGGATAACATTCTGCGCATGGTGGCAACCGACTCGTATCGTCTTGCCGTAACCGATACCGACTTCGAGGGGATTGTCGATTTCAATGCCGTCATTGCAAGTTCGTTCCTTTCGGAGCTTGCATCGCTGCCCGAAGGCAACGAAACCATCGACCTCGCGCTCGCCGAGAATCAGATCATTGCCACGTATGGCAATACGACATTCGTGAATCGCCGTATCGAAGGCAACTTCCCGCGTTACAACCAGCTCATTCCCGATACGCACGAAACGCGTGCGGTATACGACACCAAGCAGCTCATGGAAGCCGTTAAGCGCACGTCGGTACTTAGCAATAAGACGGCTCCGGTGAAGTTCGACCTCAATGGCGCTTCCCAGACCACGCAGATTTCCACGGCAAGCAAGGACATTGGCGCGGCAAGTGAGACCATTGTTTCCTCCATGGAGGGTGGCGACGCCGTTATCGCCTTCAACTTTGGCTATGTTATCGATGGTCTGTCGAGCGTGGAAACCGACAAGGTGTACTTGGAATTGCAGGGCTCCCAGAGGCCCGGCATCTTCAAGTCGGAGGAAACCGAGCGTTTCCTGTACCTCATCATGCCCGTTCGCCTGTAG
- the recF gene encoding DNA replication/repair protein RecF (All proteins in this family for which functions are known are DNA-binding proteins that assist the filamentation of RecA onto DNA for the initiation of recombination or recombinational repair.), giving the protein MAQAEYSPSQTPGMRLSCLSLRDFRNYRSFELSNIGALTILVGPNAVGKTSAVEGISLLTACSSFRTTQAAQMIKWGCETAQLEAKFQSSSREVDMGLTISAGRRSYRMNGKPRKAADVRGLVPAVSFTPDDLHLAKGAASARRDAIDSVGVQLSRNFYSVCVDYRKLVKQKNQALKDELPDAYIESLNDVLVRVGVQVLIHRLQVLDRLRPHFQSYYREITGGGEEASVLYAPCWAKDAPLEPGSLTRDDALAQLTSYMGSRAIAERARKRCLVGPHADAVTFTVDGHDAAHFASQGQQRSIVLAWKLAEAAVIAAATGNAPLLLLDDVMSELDDARRSYFMNFIAGDMQAFITTTHTDYFTDDMLARADIITLDGSEAFVGGARED; this is encoded by the coding sequence ATGGCGCAAGCCGAATACTCCCCATCGCAAACGCCTGGCATGAGGCTGAGCTGTCTTTCCCTGCGCGATTTCAGGAACTATCGTTCCTTCGAGCTTTCCAACATTGGGGCTCTTACCATCTTGGTGGGCCCCAATGCAGTGGGGAAGACAAGTGCCGTGGAAGGAATCAGCCTGCTTACGGCATGCTCGTCTTTCCGTACGACGCAGGCCGCCCAAATGATCAAGTGGGGTTGCGAAACCGCACAGCTGGAAGCGAAGTTTCAAAGCTCTTCGCGCGAAGTCGACATGGGCCTTACCATTTCCGCTGGTCGCCGTTCATATCGCATGAATGGAAAGCCGCGCAAGGCTGCGGATGTGCGGGGGCTTGTGCCTGCCGTATCCTTCACGCCCGATGACTTGCATCTTGCGAAGGGTGCCGCTTCCGCGCGCCGTGACGCCATCGACAGCGTGGGCGTTCAGCTCTCTAGGAACTTCTACAGCGTGTGTGTGGACTATCGCAAGCTCGTGAAGCAAAAGAACCAGGCACTGAAGGACGAGCTTCCCGATGCGTATATTGAAAGTCTGAATGATGTGCTCGTACGTGTGGGCGTGCAGGTGCTCATTCACCGACTGCAGGTGCTCGACCGTCTGCGCCCTCATTTCCAGTCGTACTATCGCGAGATAACGGGTGGGGGAGAGGAAGCGAGCGTTCTGTATGCCCCTTGCTGGGCGAAGGATGCTCCTCTGGAGCCCGGGTCTCTTACGCGCGATGATGCCCTTGCTCAGCTAACGTCCTACATGGGCTCCCGCGCCATTGCCGAACGCGCTCGCAAGCGTTGTCTGGTGGGCCCGCATGCCGATGCCGTCACGTTTACGGTGGATGGCCACGATGCGGCGCATTTTGCCAGCCAGGGGCAGCAGCGTTCAATCGTGCTTGCGTGGAAGCTTGCTGAGGCGGCGGTGATAGCTGCGGCAACTGGCAATGCTCCCTTGCTGCTGCTCGACGATGTCATGAGCGAACTCGACGATGCACGCCGCTCGTACTTCATGAATTTCATTGCGGGCGACATGCAGGCGTTCATCACCACCACGCATACCGACTATTTCACGGATGACATGCTCGCCCGAGCCGATATCATTACATTGGATGGATCCGAAGCGTTTGTGGGAGGTGCCCGTGAAGATTAA
- a CDS encoding DciA family protein, whose amino-acid sequence MKINSGSRGSAPYRGGMSGFLSNIPEFDEGEIRKAQRIAQVRDMWKDLVEPIILQHTNNVYVFTKDGRREMHVYVDESIYAAELNNRRELLKWQCREKFGEEIDLFDIHISHGRSKRNHPYAEDADVQRAAKAAAPVVPLTEEERQRVEEACASIPDPVLKEKFKKAMISDLEWKKSE is encoded by the coding sequence GTGAAGATTAATTCCGGCAGCAGGGGTTCCGCTCCCTATCGTGGTGGGATGTCGGGGTTCCTTTCTAACATCCCCGAATTTGACGAGGGCGAAATCCGCAAGGCCCAGCGCATCGCACAGGTGCGCGACATGTGGAAGGACCTCGTGGAGCCCATCATTCTCCAGCACACCAACAACGTGTACGTGTTCACCAAGGACGGCCGTCGCGAAATGCACGTGTATGTGGACGAAAGCATTTATGCCGCCGAGCTGAACAACCGTCGCGAATTGCTGAAGTGGCAATGCCGCGAGAAGTTTGGCGAGGAAATCGATCTCTTCGACATTCACATTTCGCATGGGCGCAGCAAGCGGAACCATCCCTATGCCGAGGACGCCGATGTGCAGCGTGCCGCGAAGGCTGCTGCGCCTGTGGTGCCCCTTACGGAAGAAGAACGCCAGCGCGTAGAAGAGGCCTGCGCCTCCATTCCCGACCCCGTGCTGAAAGAGAAATTCAAAAAGGCGATGATTTCCGATTTGGAGTGGAAGAAGTCGGAGTAA
- the gyrB gene encoding DNA topoisomerase (ATP-hydrolyzing) subunit B produces the protein MVEFYCLPQGCSIQNRCAKEKSVADNKPSHYDGKDIQVLEGLEPVRKRPGMYIGSTSVRGLHHLVYEVVDNAVDEALAGYCTDIQVWICEDGSVKVRDNGRGIPVDEHPKEKIPTVEVVLTILHAGGKFGGDGYKVSGGLHGVGVSVVNALSTKMIVQVCRDGKEYEISFSRGKTVEKLHEIGTADQTGTTVQFWPDAEIFTETTVFSYTTLSDRFREMAFLNKGLKITLHDEREKDADGNMLEETFQYADGIKDFVRYLNEGKSEIMNPQPIYFDAQGPAGEVEIAMQWTGSYSANSVFSFANNINTIEGGTHLDGFKQAVTRTLNDYARAKGLLKEKDSNLTGDDCREGLAAVISVKLHEPQFEGQTKTKLGNSEMRALVSNAVTKGLGEYLEENPGPGKQIINKASQALKAREAARKAREMTRRKGVLESFALPGKLADCSSKDAAECEMFIVEGDSAGGSAKQARDRKYQAILPLRGKILNVERAGLHRALSSDTISSLITAIGTNIGEEFDAEKARYHRIIIMTDADVDGAHIQILLLTFFYRYMPELINRGYIYIAMPPLYGIKDGKKKIRYCYNDDALAEAMKDYPADKKPTVQRYKGLGEMDPDQLWETTMEPNLRMLKQVSIEDAAAAERAVSELMGDQVEPRKEYIQRHAKDVRFLDI, from the coding sequence ATGGTAGAATTCTACTGTTTACCGCAAGGTTGCTCCATCCAAAATCGTTGTGCAAAGGAGAAGAGCGTGGCAGATAACAAACCATCGCATTACGATGGAAAAGATATTCAGGTTCTGGAGGGTCTTGAGCCTGTTCGCAAGCGCCCTGGCATGTACATTGGCTCCACGAGCGTCCGCGGCCTCCATCACCTGGTATACGAGGTTGTCGACAATGCCGTCGACGAGGCACTTGCCGGATATTGTACCGACATTCAGGTCTGGATCTGCGAAGATGGCAGCGTGAAGGTGCGCGACAACGGTCGTGGCATTCCCGTCGACGAGCATCCGAAGGAAAAGATCCCCACGGTCGAAGTTGTTCTTACCATCCTGCATGCAGGCGGTAAGTTCGGCGGTGACGGCTATAAGGTATCCGGCGGTCTTCATGGCGTAGGCGTCTCGGTTGTAAACGCCCTTTCCACCAAGATGATCGTGCAGGTTTGCCGCGATGGCAAGGAATACGAAATCTCGTTCAGCCGCGGCAAGACCGTCGAGAAGCTTCACGAGATCGGAACTGCCGACCAAACCGGTACTACCGTGCAGTTCTGGCCCGATGCCGAAATCTTCACCGAGACCACCGTCTTCAGCTACACCACGCTTTCCGATCGCTTCCGCGAGATGGCCTTTCTGAATAAGGGTCTGAAGATCACGCTGCACGACGAACGTGAAAAGGATGCTGATGGCAACATGTTGGAAGAGACGTTCCAGTATGCCGACGGAATCAAGGACTTCGTGCGTTACCTGAACGAGGGCAAGAGCGAGATCATGAACCCGCAGCCCATCTACTTCGACGCGCAGGGTCCTGCCGGCGAAGTGGAAATCGCCATGCAGTGGACGGGTTCCTATTCCGCTAACTCGGTATTCTCGTTCGCCAATAACATCAACACCATCGAAGGTGGTACGCACCTCGACGGCTTCAAGCAGGCCGTCACGCGTACGCTGAACGACTACGCCCGCGCAAAGGGCTTGCTGAAGGAGAAGGACAGCAACCTCACCGGCGACGACTGCCGTGAGGGTCTGGCTGCCGTCATTTCCGTTAAGCTGCACGAGCCCCAGTTCGAGGGCCAGACAAAGACCAAGCTCGGCAATTCCGAGATGCGCGCTCTGGTGAGCAATGCCGTCACCAAGGGCCTGGGTGAATACCTGGAGGAAAACCCGGGGCCGGGCAAGCAGATCATCAACAAGGCTTCTCAGGCTCTGAAAGCCCGCGAAGCGGCCCGCAAGGCTCGCGAGATGACGCGCCGCAAAGGCGTTCTGGAATCCTTCGCCCTGCCTGGCAAGCTGGCCGACTGTAGCAGCAAGGATGCTGCCGAGTGCGAAATGTTCATTGTGGAGGGCGATTCCGCAGGTGGTTCGGCCAAGCAGGCCCGCGATCGCAAGTACCAGGCAATCCTTCCGCTGCGCGGCAAGATCCTGAACGTGGAACGTGCCGGCCTTCATCGTGCGCTTTCCAGCGACACCATTTCCTCGCTCATTACCGCCATTGGCACGAACATCGGCGAGGAGTTCGACGCTGAAAAGGCCCGTTACCATCGCATCATCATCATGACCGATGCTGATGTCGACGGTGCGCACATTCAGATTCTGCTGCTCACGTTCTTCTATCGCTACATGCCCGAGCTCATCAATCGTGGCTACATCTACATTGCCATGCCTCCGCTGTATGGCATCAAGGATGGCAAGAAGAAGATTCGCTACTGCTACAACGATGACGCTCTCGCCGAGGCCATGAAGGATTACCCGGCAGACAAGAAGCCTACCGTTCAGCGTTACAAGGGTCTGGGCGAAATGGACCCCGATCAGCTGTGGGAAACCACCATGGAACCCAATCTGCGCATGCTGAAGCAGGTGAGCATCGAGGATGCCGCCGCTGCCGAACGCGCGGTCAGCGAGCTCATGGGTGACCAGGTAGAGCCCCGCAAGGAATACATCCAGCGTCACGCCAAGGACGTGCGCTTCCTGGATATCTAA
- the gyrA gene encoding DNA gyrase subunit A gives MAAQVVPADLSEQMRQSFIEYSMSVIVARALPDVRDGLKPVHRRILYAMNESGILPTRPHAKSARTVGDVIGKYHPHGDSAVYDTMVRLAQPFSMSVPLVDGHGNFGSIDGDSAAAMRYTEARLAKPAMELLRDLDKETVDWQPNYDESLREPKVLPSRFPNLLVNGSQGIAVGMATNIPPHNLGEVIDATNLMMENPDVTTEDLMKVMPGPDFPTGAVIMGRKGIRDAYETGRGSLTLRAKCEFDEKKNGRQMIIVKEIPYMVNRAKLLQKIGELIRDKKLPEISNVHDGADRHGIDIIIELKKDAIPQVVLNKLFKHTQLQTTFGVNMLALVDDVPHTLSLKEVLHYYIEHQMDVITRRTRYDLQKAEERAHIVRGLLIALDHIDEVIKTIRSSKTDKEARERLIEQFGLDEIQANAILEMRLRRLTGLEYEKLQDELNELEEKIAYYKRVLEDENLVKEIIRDELLEIKKKYNTERKTVITASSSTDINVEDLIADEDMVVTLTKGGYIKRIPLATYRQQKRGGKGMSGVNLKDDDFVEHLFVASTHAYMLFFSSRGRVYRLKVYEIPEAGRHARGTAIVNLLQLDRQAGETVASVIATKDFPEEEYLMFATAQGMVKKTSMSLYDRTRRDGLIAINLKEEDELIDVKRVAPGQSVVMVSSAGKAICWDEGEVRAMGRDTMGVRGMTLADGARLLSMSIVRGESDLFVITERGYGKRTPMSEYPNHHRGGQGVFTIAMTDKKGQLAAAKVVNEEEEVIIITEEGILVRTAVAGISQLGRNTQGVRVMDVAEKDKVTAVGIADDSEERHQQLAGGEEDGEGISQEAVKSQESAEPVTEEGAEE, from the coding sequence ATGGCGGCCCAGGTTGTTCCCGCCGATCTGAGCGAGCAGATGCGCCAGTCGTTTATCGAGTATTCGATGAGCGTTATCGTGGCGCGCGCCCTGCCCGACGTTCGCGACGGCCTGAAGCCCGTTCATCGTCGTATTCTGTACGCCATGAACGAAAGCGGCATTTTGCCCACGCGTCCGCATGCCAAGTCGGCTCGTACCGTCGGTGACGTTATCGGTAAGTACCATCCCCACGGCGACTCTGCCGTATATGACACCATGGTGCGCTTGGCTCAGCCGTTCTCGATGAGCGTCCCGCTGGTCGATGGCCATGGCAACTTCGGTTCCATCGACGGTGACAGCGCCGCTGCCATGCGTTATACGGAAGCCCGTCTGGCTAAGCCGGCTATGGAGCTGCTGCGCGACCTCGATAAGGAAACGGTCGATTGGCAGCCCAACTACGACGAGAGCCTGCGTGAGCCGAAGGTTCTGCCTTCGCGTTTCCCCAACCTGCTGGTAAACGGCAGCCAGGGCATCGCCGTAGGCATGGCTACGAACATTCCGCCGCATAACCTGGGCGAAGTCATCGACGCGACGAACCTCATGATGGAAAACCCCGATGTCACCACCGAGGACCTCATGAAGGTCATGCCCGGCCCCGATTTCCCCACGGGTGCTGTCATCATGGGTCGCAAGGGCATTCGCGATGCGTATGAAACGGGTCGTGGCTCGCTGACGCTGCGCGCGAAGTGCGAGTTCGACGAAAAGAAGAATGGCCGCCAGATGATCATCGTGAAGGAAATTCCCTACATGGTGAACCGCGCCAAGCTTCTGCAGAAGATCGGCGAGCTCATTCGCGACAAGAAGCTTCCCGAAATCTCGAACGTGCACGATGGCGCCGACCGCCATGGCATCGACATCATCATCGAGCTGAAGAAGGATGCCATTCCTCAAGTGGTGCTGAACAAGCTGTTCAAGCACACCCAGCTGCAGACTACGTTTGGCGTGAACATGCTGGCCCTGGTCGATGACGTGCCGCATACCCTTTCCCTGAAGGAAGTGCTGCACTACTACATCGAGCACCAGATGGACGTCATCACTCGTCGTACGCGCTACGACCTGCAGAAGGCCGAAGAGCGTGCCCACATCGTGCGCGGCCTGCTCATCGCCCTCGACCACATCGACGAGGTCATCAAGACCATTCGCTCTTCCAAGACCGACAAGGAAGCGCGCGAACGCTTGATCGAGCAGTTCGGCCTCGACGAGATTCAGGCTAACGCCATCTTGGAGATGCGCCTGCGTCGTCTGACCGGCTTGGAATACGAAAAGCTCCAGGATGAGTTGAACGAACTGGAAGAGAAGATTGCCTACTACAAGCGCGTTCTCGAGGATGAAAACCTGGTGAAGGAAATCATCCGTGACGAGCTTCTGGAGATCAAGAAGAAATACAACACCGAGCGCAAGACGGTTATCACGGCTTCTTCCTCCACCGACATCAATGTGGAAGACCTCATCGCCGACGAGGACATGGTCGTTACGCTTACCAAGGGCGGCTACATCAAGCGCATTCCGCTTGCCACGTATCGCCAGCAGAAGCGTGGCGGCAAGGGCATGTCGGGTGTGAACCTGAAGGATGACGACTTCGTCGAGCACTTGTTCGTGGCCAGCACCCATGCGTACATGCTGTTCTTCAGCTCGCGCGGTAGGGTGTATCGCCTGAAGGTGTACGAGATTCCCGAGGCTGGCCGCCATGCGCGCGGTACCGCCATCGTGAACCTGCTGCAGCTCGACAGGCAGGCAGGCGAGACCGTGGCCAGTGTTATCGCTACGAAGGACTTCCCCGAAGAGGAATATCTGATGTTCGCCACCGCTCAAGGCATGGTGAAGAAGACTTCGATGAGCCTGTACGACCGTACGCGTCGCGACGGCCTGATTGCCATCAACCTGAAGGAGGAAGACGAGCTCATCGACGTGAAGCGCGTGGCTCCTGGCCAGAGCGTCGTCATGGTTTCCAGCGCCGGTAAGGCTATCTGCTGGGATGAGGGCGAGGTTCGCGCCATGGGTCGCGACACCATGGGCGTGCGCGGCATGACGCTTGCCGACGGTGCCCGCTTGCTGAGCATGTCGATCGTGCGCGGTGAGAGCGACCTGTTCGTCATCACCGAGCGTGGCTATGGTAAGCGTACTCCCATGAGCGAGTATCCGAATCACCACCGTGGCGGTCAGGGCGTGTTCACCATCGCTATGACCGACAAGAAGGGCCAGCTTGCTGCTGCCAAGGTCGTGAACGAGGAAGAGGAAGTCATCATCATCACCGAAGAGGGCATCCTCGTGCGTACCGCCGTTGCGGGCATCTCGCAGCTCGGCCGCAATACGCAGGGCGTGCGCGTCATGGACGTTGCCGAAAAGGACAAGGTAACGGCCGTGGGCATTGCGGACGATTCCGAGGAACGTCATCAGCAGCTCGCTGGCGGGGAAGAAGATGGCGAAGGTATAAGCCAGGAAGCTGTCAAAAGCCAGGAATCCGCTGAGCCGGTTACCGAGGAAGGCGCTGAGGAATAG
- a CDS encoding bifunctional nuclease family protein — MIQMSVQTLVVTNAPNPSILVLCPTEDFEKHRDCRIVPIWLGVVEASQLGMSLENAHFARPMTHDLMMNALTSLDATILRVEIVAQKEQTFYAHLILHQGDRTIELDARPSDAISLAVRQGAPIFMDEDVLQKTSFPFLFHSDKDDQEEIKEFHSFVKNLHPDDFLE; from the coding sequence ATGATTCAGATGTCTGTACAGACTTTAGTGGTTACGAACGCTCCAAATCCTTCGATTTTGGTCCTCTGTCCCACTGAAGATTTCGAGAAGCATCGCGACTGCCGCATTGTCCCCATTTGGTTGGGCGTAGTGGAAGCATCGCAGCTTGGCATGTCTTTGGAGAATGCACATTTCGCACGCCCCATGACGCATGACCTCATGATGAACGCACTCACAAGCTTGGATGCAACTATTTTGCGGGTAGAAATCGTAGCGCAGAAGGAACAGACCTTCTACGCCCACCTTATCCTGCATCAGGGGGATCGCACCATCGAACTCGATGCGCGCCCCAGCGATGCCATCTCGCTCGCGGTACGCCAAGGCGCGCCCATTTTCATGGACGAGGACGTTCTGCAGAAGACGTCGTTCCCCTTCCTCTTCCACAGCGATAAAGACGACCAAGAGGAAATCAAGGAATTCCACTCGTTCGTGAAGAACCTTCACCCCGACGATTTCCTCGAATAG
- a CDS encoding DapH/DapD/GlmU-related protein → MAESFYEDGSELTSDQISYFLECMNSGEEVEAGSEVHRLMTAASERAMRITSRMNAQFTSLSHVREQLEELWMCDLPESMGLFPPFTTDCGLNTHVGEGVFINAGCRFQDQGGIYIGDRALIGHNCVITTLNHNMDPALRANLLPAPVHIEADAWLGANVTVLPGVTIGEGAVVAAGAVVTKDVPARTVVGGVPAKVIKELA, encoded by the coding sequence ATGGCTGAGAGTTTCTATGAAGACGGCAGCGAATTGACGTCCGATCAGATTTCTTACTTTCTGGAGTGCATGAATTCGGGTGAGGAAGTCGAGGCGGGAAGCGAAGTACATCGCCTCATGACGGCTGCGTCAGAACGAGCGATGCGCATTACATCGCGTATGAATGCGCAATTCACCAGTTTGTCCCATGTGCGAGAACAGCTCGAGGAGCTGTGGATGTGTGACCTGCCTGAAAGCATGGGATTGTTCCCGCCCTTTACAACTGACTGTGGGCTTAATACGCACGTAGGCGAAGGTGTATTTATCAACGCGGGATGTCGCTTTCAGGATCAGGGCGGTATCTACATCGGAGATCGCGCGCTCATTGGGCACAACTGCGTTATCACCACGCTTAACCACAATATGGATCCGGCTCTCCGTGCAAATTTGCTGCCAGCGCCTGTGCATATCGAAGCAGATGCATGGCTGGGCGCGAATGTCACGGTGCTTCCGGGTGTAACTATTGGCGAAGGCGCCGTGGTTGCCGCTGGTGCGGTTGTGACGAAAGACGTCCCCGCACGCACGGTTGTGGGTGGCGTTCCTGCAAAGGTAATTAAAGAGCTCGCGTAG
- a CDS encoding MFS transporter — protein MDAIKAPKRDFLWIVLFLVVLINGFEAGGYQASIWHIGEEFDLSLTSMGLFAAMELFATMLAPILLGKWADSVRKSTSITIMLGIQIAAALIAVFAASDAFFLFSIFFLGLTTSALQFISIAAVADAYPVTGGRKVAYITMMYALGALLAPLVVDFYLQQGLDWRTLFGILAVGSVCVLVGIVRCGGEPREARPAQAEGKGFAGRFVLSAILLLSVIMCIYVGFENGFTYFVDTLFTDVLQSSNGKIALSIFWAVMIPSRFLVGRFDKHAKKILIAAIITIPCAMLLLSASTNPAMVMFMCVPLGFASGAIYPCVLTIMLPFAGKQTATATGIITAATGIGGVAFTALMGFMADSLGVQNAMLALVSFFILSLVSALIVIKRSNDVESA, from the coding sequence ATGGATGCTATCAAGGCGCCTAAGAGGGATTTCCTTTGGATAGTCCTGTTCCTCGTTGTGCTCATCAATGGCTTCGAAGCGGGCGGCTATCAGGCCAGCATCTGGCACATCGGAGAAGAGTTCGACCTTTCCCTTACGTCAATGGGGCTCTTCGCTGCCATGGAGCTCTTCGCCACCATGCTCGCGCCCATTCTGCTGGGCAAGTGGGCGGATAGCGTACGGAAGTCTACGAGCATCACCATTATGCTGGGCATACAGATTGCCGCCGCCCTTATTGCCGTCTTTGCGGCGTCTGACGCATTCTTCCTCTTCAGCATCTTCTTCTTGGGGCTCACGACAAGTGCCTTGCAATTCATCTCCATCGCCGCCGTCGCGGATGCGTATCCTGTTACCGGCGGAAGAAAGGTGGCGTATATCACGATGATGTACGCCCTTGGGGCCTTGCTTGCCCCCTTGGTGGTCGATTTCTATCTTCAGCAAGGTCTTGATTGGCGTACGCTGTTCGGCATTCTTGCCGTTGGCAGTGTGTGCGTGTTGGTGGGAATTGTTCGTTGCGGTGGGGAGCCGCGCGAGGCAAGGCCCGCGCAGGCTGAAGGCAAGGGGTTTGCGGGGCGCTTCGTGCTGTCGGCAATCCTCTTGCTGAGCGTCATCATGTGCATTTACGTGGGCTTCGAAAATGGATTCACCTATTTCGTCGACACGCTGTTCACCGATGTATTGCAGTCGTCAAACGGGAAGATTGCCCTGTCGATCTTCTGGGCGGTCATGATTCCATCGCGCTTCCTGGTTGGGCGATTCGATAAGCACGCGAAGAAGATTCTCATCGCCGCCATCATCACCATCCCATGCGCGATGCTGCTGCTCTCGGCGAGCACCAATCCGGCGATGGTCATGTTCATGTGCGTCCCTCTGGGGTTTGCAAGTGGCGCGATCTATCCTTGCGTGCTTACCATCATGCTTCCGTTCGCCGGGAAGCAAACAGCCACCGCAACGGGTATTATCACGGCTGCTACAGGCATTGGCGGCGTGGCATTTACGGCCCTGATGGGGTTCATGGCCGATTCGCTGGGCGTGCAAAATGCAATGCTTGCGTTGGTGAGTTTCTTCATCCTGTCGCTTGTATCGGCGCTCATCGTCATCAAGCGGAGTAACGACGTCGAGTCCGCGTAG